From a region of the Zingiber officinale cultivar Zhangliang chromosome 4B, Zo_v1.1, whole genome shotgun sequence genome:
- the LOC121974835 gene encoding uncharacterized protein LOC121974835: MMASSLVSGGSTSLLLTVICLLAASAAARPGVPFHPCNTLFITYTFSATDAALPGDHRVSGSLSIYRIITSARTSDADPRPTMIPRAGFLLPHHEVAPAEPASVGFSSLQERAKDILVVVIGLIFGVGCGALTASTMYLVWSLVAHRHEISGSDAYIDEDDVDENPKKAGYVEIPATDSVSSAAKEGYEAN; this comes from the coding sequence ATGATGGCTTCTTCCTTGGTTTCCGGCGGCTCCACATCTCTCCTCCTCACCGTGATCTGCCTCCTGGCCGCTTCCGCCGCAGCTCGCCCCGGCGTTCCCTTCCACCCCTGCAACACTCTCTTCATCACCTACACGTTCTCCGCCACCGACGCCGCCCTCCCTGGCGACCATCGCGTCTCCGGATCCCTCTCCATTTACCGCATCATCACCTCCGCCCGCACCTCCGACGCCGATCCCCGTCCCACGATGATCCCGCGGGCGGGGTTCCTCCTTCCGCATCACGAGGTCGCCCCTGCCGAACCGGCGTCCGTTGGGTTCAGTTCCCTCCAAGAGCGGGCCAAGGACATCCTCGTGGTCGTCATCGGGCTCATCTTTGGAGTCGGCTGCGGCGCCCTCACCGCGTCCACCATGTACCTGGTCTGGTCACTCGTTGCCCACCGGCACGAGATCTCCGGCTCGGACGCCTACATCGACGAGGACGATGTGGACGAGAACCCTAAGAAGGCAGGTTACGTCGAGATCCCGGCTACTGATTCAGTCTCCTCCGCCGCCAAGGAAGGGTATGAGGCAAATTAG